The Oscillatoria salina IIICB1 nucleotide sequence AGGTTGAATTGCTGGATCTAAACGATAACGAATCTCTTTTGAGAGTTTAAACCAATATTCTCTTTGCGCGATCGCTATTCGCAGATACTTAATTTTGTAACCGTCTTCGATAACGAAATCCAACAATTTCCCAACTACGGTGAATTCTGTAACTGGGGATTTTAACATAACCATAACTTTTGCCCAAACCTCGGATTAACTTTCTTCGCGAGAAGTTTCTAGCTGCCAACAACAGTTTAGCCAATTAATTAGATCGCGGCGAGAAGCTGTAAGATTCCTGACAACGCTCCAAAGTTGAATTGCCCCTGTTGGACTGTAAACTTCAACTTGTAACTCCTGATTAGTAGCACAACGACAGGGGATCTGTAAGTCTTGCAAACGGTAGTAGACTTGCCAGCGATCTGCCCAGTTAACTGCTACACCTGTTTCTAGTTTTGGATTTGAACTCATTAGCCCTCACGACGATGAAGATTAGCACTTTTGGGTTGCCCAGCACGGTTACTAGGCTTAATTTTTGGTTTTAGTTGAATTTGTTAAAAAATCGTGACTATAATTAATATAGACTAAAACGCAAATAATTCTCAATTAGCTGAAAAAAATTTAAGAAAGTTTTTTGAGTAAGCGAAAAGCCTGTTAGCTAGGGATGACAGGCAAATGCTCCTATGGCTGAAGTGTGTGGTAGACTACTCTCAGTTAGCAATAAAGCCCCCTAGCTCAAAGGTAAAGAAATGACACAAGCACAAGGTTTGCTCCGCCCCTTTGGTGAAGTAGCAGATAATCCAATCATGCTAGAGCGCAACGTTACCGAGCCAATTTGTGAAGGCTTAAACGTATTGCTCTCCAGTTTTCAAGCTTTGTATTTGCAGTATCAAA carries:
- a CDS encoding Asr1405/Asl0597 family protein, yielding MSSNPKLETGVAVNWADRWQVYYRLQDLQIPCRCATNQELQVEVYSPTGAIQLWSVVRNLTASRRDLINWLNCCWQLETSREES